AGCGGATTGTCAGCTTTCTACAATCGCCGGAGTGGGCGCGCGTCAAGACCGAGTGGCGCAGCGAGTCGCTCGGTTGGCGCGACGGTCGGCAGCTGGTCGGCGCGGGGCTGGTCCTGCATCGCCCGGTACCGCGGCTGGAGCGCTACACATTGGCGTACTTGCCCGAAGGCCCGGTGATCGACTGGACCGGTGATCTCGACGCGTGGCTCGGTCCGTTGGCCACGTACCTGCGGGCGAATGGGGCTTTCGCGATCCGGCTCGGTCCGCCGGTGCGTACGCACGTCTGGACTGCGACGCAGGTCAAGGAGGGCGTCGCCGACCCGGCGGTCGAGCGGCTCACGGACCTGCCGAGTCAGACCGATCCACTCGGCGCCTTGGTCACGAGCCGGCTGCGCGACGGCGGGTGGCTGCCGCAGAGTCCGGAGGACGGGTTCGGGGCCGGGCATCCGCAGTTCAACTTCGAGCTGCCGCTGGCCGGGAAGACCGAGGACGACCTCCTTCGCGGCATGAATCAGCTCTGGCGGCGCAACCTCAAGAAGGCTGCCAAGGCGGGCGTCGAGGTTGCGGTCGGCAACGATCTGAAGGCGTTCCACGAGCTGTACGTCGAGACCGCCGCGCGCGATCAGTTCACGCCACGACCACTGAAGTACTTCGAGACCATGTTCGCCGCGCTCGGCCCCGGGCGCATCCGGCTGTACCTCGCGCATCACGACGGCTCGCTGGTCTCGGCGGCGATCATGGTCCGGGTCGGGGCGCAGGCCTGGTACTCGTACGGCGCGTCGTCCACCGCGAAACGTGAGGTCCGCGGCTCGAACGCCTGCCAGTGGGCGATGATCCAGGACGCGCTCGCGGCGGGTTGTGACGTGTACAGCCTGCGCGGCATCACGCCGACGCTCGACGCCGCCGACTCGCACGTCGGCCTGATCCAGTTCAAGGTCGGTACGGGCGGCCAGGCGGTGCGGTACGTCGGCGAGTGGGATCTGCCGCTGCGGCCACTGGTGTACCGGGCGTTCGACCTGTACATGCGGCAGCGCGAGCACCGCCGGAAGCGGTAACGCACACCGTGCATATCGTCCGTGTATCGGGTTTTCGATACACGGATGTAACGCCCAGTCGTGTTGGCTTGCCCGGTGATACTGCACGGCTGGCACGGCTGGCTGCTCACCTTCACCGGCGTCGCTCAGCTGACAGTGATCTGTCTGCCGCTGGCCGCGCTGGCGGTCTGGCTGTTGGCCCGCCTCCGGATCGCCGGCGGCACCGAGCGGCCTTGGGCGTGGCGCCGGTCGATCGCCGAGGTCGGCATTGTCTACGGGACGCTGCCGACCGTCTGGCTGACGATGCTGCCGGGCAGCCACGCGGGCACCGCACCGGGCCGGGTGAGTCTGATCCCGTTCCACGACCTGATGACGACATCGCCGCCACAGCTCATCGGCAACCTGCTGCTCCTCGCCGCGCTCGGCGCCTTCGCGCCCGTGCGGTTCCGCGCGTTCGCCACGCTGCCGCGGGCGATCGCCCTCGCGGCGGGCGTCTCGGTGCTGATCGAGCTCGCGCAGTACGTCTTCCGCCTGGACCGCGTCTCGTCGATCGACGACGTACTCGTGAACACCGTCGGCGCCGGGCTGGCCGCGCTCGCGTCGAACCGCTGGTGGCGGACCAGGACATGTCGTCGGCATATCGAAATCCGGATACGCGACGACAACACCACGCGTACTTGACTGTGAGGCATGAACCACGCCCCGGCCATCGGCATCACCGTCTACGGTTGCGAACCGGACGAGGCCGTCCTGTTTCAGCAGTTGGCACCAAGCCTCGGCGTACTGCCGACGCTGACCGCCGCTTCGGCGACTGAAAGTACCGCGGAGCTGGCGTTCGGCAATCGCTGCGTCAGCATCGGCCACAAAACCCCGCTGACGAACGCGACACTCGACGCGTTCAGCCGGGCCGGCGTCACGTACATCTCCACCCGGAGCATCGGCTACAACCACCTCGACCTGGAGTACGCGGCGAGTATCGGCATTTCGGTCGGGAACGTCGCGTATTCACCGGACAGCGTCGCCGACTACACGTTGATGCTGATGCTGATGGCGGTACGGAACGCGAAGATCGTGCTGCGTCGCGCCGAAGTGCACGACTACCGATTGCACGAGACGCGCGGGCGGGAACTGCGTGACCTCACCGTCGGGGTGATCGGTACGGGACGGATCGGTGCCGCCGTACTGGAACGGCTGCGTGGTTTCGGCTGCCGGGTACTTGCCGCGGACAACCGTCCTGGAACGCCGGCCGACTATGTCCCCTTGGACGAGCTGTTGCGGTGCAGCGACATCGTCACCTTGCATACGCCGCTCACGGTCGAGACGCATCACCTGTTGAATCGTGAGCGCATTGGCCGAGTGAAACCAGGTGCGTTTCTCGTCAACACCGGACGCGGCGGACTCATCGACACCGACGCCCTGGTCGACGCATTGGAGCGTGGCCGGCTCGGCGGCGCGGCGCTCGATGTCGTCGAAGGTGAGGACGGAATCTTCTACGCCGACCGCAGCCGTACGCCGATCGACAGCAAACCGCTGCTACGGCTCCAGCAACTGCCCAATGTCCTGATCACTCCGCATACCGCCTATTACACCGATCACGCGCTCCGCGACCTCGTCGAGAACTCCATCGTCAATTGCCTGAAGTTCGAAAGCAGGAATCAGCATGTCTAGGTTGAAAATCGGAATCCTCTTCGGCGGCGTCTCCGAGGAACACCCGGTCTCCGTCAAGTCCGCGCAACAGGTCGCCGAGCAGCTCGACCTGGACAAGTACGAGCCGTACTACGTCGGGATCACCCAAAGCGGCGCGTGGCGGCTGTGCGACGGCCCATCGCTCAGCGGCGAGTCCCGGTCGGCGATCCTGTCACCGGACCGGAACGTCCGCGGGTTGCTCGTGCTCGAATCCGACCGGCTCGGATCGCGGATCCGGCAAGGGCAGTACAGCACCGTCAACCTCGACGTGATCCTTACGGTTCTGCACGGGAAACAGGGTGAGGACGGCGCGATTCAAGGTCTACTGGAGCTTTCCGGCATCCCGTACGCCGGCTGCGGCATCCAGAGCTCGGTGCTGTCGATCGACAAGACGCTCACGTACCTGGTCGCGCGGGACGCGGGCGTCGCCACGCCGGACTTCTGGACCGTGTCCGCCGACGAGACCATCGACGCCGGCCAACTCGGCTACCCGGTCTTCGTGAAGCCGGCCCGCTCGGGATCGTCCTTCGGCGTCAGCAAGGTGGAGCGCGCCGAGGAACTGCCGGCCGCGCTCGAGACCGCGCGTCAGTACGACACGAAGGTGCTGATCGAGGCGGCGGTCGTCGGCAGCGAGGTCGGCTGCGCGGTTCTCGGCAACGAGCTCGACCTGACCATCGGCGAGGTCGACCACATCAAGCTCACCCACGGGTTCTTCAAGATCCATCAGGAAACGTCGCCGGAAACCGGGTCGGAGAACTCGATCCCCATCGTGCCGGCCGACATTCCCGCGGCCGCGCGTACGCTCGTGCAGGAAACCGCGCAAACGGTGTACCGGGCGCTTGGTTGCCGCGGTCTTTCCCGGGTCGACCTGTTTCTCAAGGAGGACGGGTCGGTGGTGCTCAACGAGGTGAATACGCTGCCCGGCCTGACGTCGTACAGCCGGTACCCGAGAATGATGGCCGCCGCCGGATTCCCGTTGTCCGAGGTGATCGACCGGCTGGTGTCATTGGCCTTGACAGGAAAACAGCAATGAAATCCGGATTCGTCTTCCTGGACGAGGTGACGTCCGGTATTCGCTGGGATTCGAAGTACGCCACCTGGGACAACTTCACCGGCAAACCGGTCGACGGGTACCTCGCGAATCGGATCGTCGGCACCCGGGCATTGTGTACGGCGCTGGCGAACGCCCGCGAAAAGGCCGAACCGCTCGGCTTCGGCCTGTTGCTCTGGGACGGTTACCGCCCGCAGCGCGCGGTCGATTCGTTCCTGCGCTGGTCGACCCAGCCGGACGACAGCCGGACCAAACTGCGCTATCACCCGAACCTCGAACGTACCGAGATCATCGATCAGGGGTACGTGTCCCGGAAATCCGGTCACAGCCGCGGCAGTACCGTCGACCTGACCATGTACCACCTGGACACCGGCGAACTCGCGGCAATGGGCGGTGAGCATGATCTGATGGATTCCATCTCGCACCACGGCGCACCGGGAATCACCGCGGCCGAGTCACGGAATCGTGAAACCCTGTCGTCGGTCATGGCATCGTGTGGTTTCCAGCGATACGAGTCGGAATGGTGGCACTACACGCTGCGCGACGAACCGTACCCGAACACCTACTTCGACTTCCCCATCGACTGACCTCCGCGAGCTCAGGTGAGTGAGACGACCTTGGATCGGCAGCCAGGCTTGAGTGTGCGGCTCAAACTGACCCTCAGTTATGCCGCGTGCCTGATGATCGCCGGGGTGATGCTGCTGGCGGCCGTCTGGGTGTTCCTGCTCCGTTACGTGCCCGATCGGGTGCTGATCATTCCCGGCAGCGCGACGTTCGTCGACGGCGTGTTCCCGATCCGGTCCGAGCTCCTGCGGGTCTTCGCCCCCAGAGCGTTCGTGGTGATGGTGATCCTGCTGGTGCTCGGCCTGGTCGGCGGCTGGTTCCTGGCCGGCCGGATGCTCAGGCCGCTGGACCGCATCACCGCGGCCACTCGCCTGGCCACCAGCGGATCGTTGTCGCACCGGATCGAGCTGACCGGTCGCAAGGACGAGATCCGCGAGCTCGCGGACGCCGTCGACGGCATGCTCGCGCGGCTGGAGGCGCACGTCGCCGAGCAGCAACGCTTCGCCGCCAACGCTTCCCACGAGCTGCGTACGCCGCTCGCCATCACTCAGACCTTGC
The genomic region above belongs to Kribbella solani and contains:
- a CDS encoding D-isomer specific 2-hydroxyacid dehydrogenase family protein — translated: MNHAPAIGITVYGCEPDEAVLFQQLAPSLGVLPTLTAASATESTAELAFGNRCVSIGHKTPLTNATLDAFSRAGVTYISTRSIGYNHLDLEYAASIGISVGNVAYSPDSVADYTLMLMLMAVRNAKIVLRRAEVHDYRLHETRGRELRDLTVGVIGTGRIGAAVLERLRGFGCRVLAADNRPGTPADYVPLDELLRCSDIVTLHTPLTVETHHLLNRERIGRVKPGAFLVNTGRGGLIDTDALVDALERGRLGGAALDVVEGEDGIFYADRSRTPIDSKPLLRLQQLPNVLITPHTAYYTDHALRDLVENSIVNCLKFESRNQHV
- a CDS encoding lipid II:glycine glycyltransferase FemX, whose protein sequence is MVGPISADDHLAFVQDQRIVSFLQSPEWARVKTEWRSESLGWRDGRQLVGAGLVLHRPVPRLERYTLAYLPEGPVIDWTGDLDAWLGPLATYLRANGAFAIRLGPPVRTHVWTATQVKEGVADPAVERLTDLPSQTDPLGALVTSRLRDGGWLPQSPEDGFGAGHPQFNFELPLAGKTEDDLLRGMNQLWRRNLKKAAKAGVEVAVGNDLKAFHELYVETAARDQFTPRPLKYFETMFAALGPGRIRLYLAHHDGSLVSAAIMVRVGAQAWYSYGASSTAKREVRGSNACQWAMIQDALAAGCDVYSLRGITPTLDAADSHVGLIQFKVGTGGQAVRYVGEWDLPLRPLVYRAFDLYMRQREHRRKR
- the vanX gene encoding D-Ala-D-Ala dipeptidase VanX: MKSGFVFLDEVTSGIRWDSKYATWDNFTGKPVDGYLANRIVGTRALCTALANAREKAEPLGFGLLLWDGYRPQRAVDSFLRWSTQPDDSRTKLRYHPNLERTEIIDQGYVSRKSGHSRGSTVDLTMYHLDTGELAAMGGEHDLMDSISHHGAPGITAAESRNRETLSSVMASCGFQRYESEWWHYTLRDEPYPNTYFDFPID
- a CDS encoding VanZ family protein; this translates as MILHGWHGWLLTFTGVAQLTVICLPLAALAVWLLARLRIAGGTERPWAWRRSIAEVGIVYGTLPTVWLTMLPGSHAGTAPGRVSLIPFHDLMTTSPPQLIGNLLLLAALGAFAPVRFRAFATLPRAIALAAGVSVLIELAQYVFRLDRVSSIDDVLVNTVGAGLAALASNRWWRTRTCRRHIEIRIRDDNTTRT
- the vanA gene encoding D-alanine--(R)-lactate ligase, with product MSRLKIGILFGGVSEEHPVSVKSAQQVAEQLDLDKYEPYYVGITQSGAWRLCDGPSLSGESRSAILSPDRNVRGLLVLESDRLGSRIRQGQYSTVNLDVILTVLHGKQGEDGAIQGLLELSGIPYAGCGIQSSVLSIDKTLTYLVARDAGVATPDFWTVSADETIDAGQLGYPVFVKPARSGSSFGVSKVERAEELPAALETARQYDTKVLIEAAVVGSEVGCAVLGNELDLTIGEVDHIKLTHGFFKIHQETSPETGSENSIPIVPADIPAAARTLVQETAQTVYRALGCRGLSRVDLFLKEDGSVVLNEVNTLPGLTSYSRYPRMMAAAGFPLSEVIDRLVSLALTGKQQ